The DNA segment AAGCCCATGATCGAAATCGGCGGGCGCCCGTTACTTTGGCATATCATGAAGATCTATGCGGCGCACGGGTTGACCGATTTCATTGTTTGCGCTGGTTATCGCGGCTACATGATCAAGGAG comes from the Planctomycetia bacterium genome and includes:
- a CDS encoding NTP transferase domain-containing protein; the encoded protein is MKAVILAGGLGTRISEETHIRPKPMIEIGGRPLLWHIMKIYAAHGLTDFIVCAGYRGYMIKE